The DNA segment GATCGGGCGGGATGGTACTGGTGGGGGTTGCCCCGGATGGCGAGCTGGTCGGGTCTGTCTGGCTTGCCTGCAGTCACGGGAGCGAGACTGCCGAGCTGGCGGGGTTGTATGTCGAACCGGAGTTTCGCGGGATCGGCCTGGGCGAGGCCCTGCTGGAGCAGGGAATGCAGCAGCTGCAGCAGGAATATCCCGGCTGCAGCCTGCTGTGTATGGACGTGCTGGGCAAGGCGCGCGCCCTGCAGGGCAGCCTTGACCGGCAGGGCGCCGCTGCGTACGGCACCCGCTATGTGGTGTCGCTAACCCAGTGAAGCCAGGCGCTCGCGACGTACTGCCTGTGCCTGCTGGTGCAGATCATCAAGCTGCTGCATAACCGCATCGGCGGTTGCCTGCTTCAGATCCTCGGCAGTCGCGTTTTCCCGGGCTGCAGTGCGGAACCCCTTGGCCGACTGTACCGGTGAGGCATTCAGGATCATTACATCCGGGGTTACCTCGTCGTGGTGCATGGTGTCGGTTACCTTCAGCAGATTCCCGGCTATACCCAGAAATGCCACATGATCGAACGACTTCAGGTAGGAATCCATCTCCGGCAGGCCGCGTTTGGTGGCTGGTTCGCCCTCACGGTAGCGGGTGCCCGAGGGGAACACCAGGATGATGTGCCCGTTGTGCTTGGCGCGGATCATGGCGTGCAGGGCTGCCCGGTTGATGTTGTTGCTCAGCTGCTTCTCTTCGTCCCAGTTCGGGGTGCCCTCATACTGCTTGAGCGAGCGCGAGGGGTAGATTACGATTCGGGTGTAGGCCTCGGTAAAGGCGCGTACTACCGGGTTTTCCACCGTGAGCTTCATCCCGGCAATGGCGATTATGCTGTCGGCGATTGCCGTGCCGGTTTCGCCCCGGCGTTCCAGCAGCCGGAAGATGGCCGGGATGTCGAAGTTGCTGTAGTGTTCCACCAGCAGCAGGCAGGATTCGCCGGCTTTGGAGCGGTTGTGCAGCTCCTCCAGGTGCTCGTATCCCATGATCTCGCTGCCCGGCAGCATGATCTTCTCGATAAGCCCGCCGACCAGTTTGCGGTTCACCTCGTTGCCAATCTGGTACACCGTATCCGGGGTAATGCTTTCCCCGGAGCTGGCGTTTTTCAGCAGCTGCTCTATCAGCTCTTTCTGAGCCTCTACTACTCGTGTGCTATCTTTCATATTATCAGAGTACGCGGGGCGGGTTGGTGTGTCAACGGCGATCAGCCGGGGGCGCCACCGCTGAAACCCGGCGGTCGTTGCGCCCGTAGGCCACCTCGGGATTACCGGGATCTGTCCGGCGTCGCCCGTTTACATAGAAAACATAGAAGTGCTGCTGGCGCGGATTTACCCGCAGCTCAAGTTCGTAGATCCCGGGTGACGTCTCCCTGGCCCGGTGCATAAAGGGGTCCCAGTTGTTAAAGGTCCCGCTCACAAACACCTCCTGGCCCGGTTCGCCCCGGTAGCGCAGGCGCAGGCGGCCGGCGGCATCCACTGCCGGTATCCCGAACAGCTGTTCCGGCGGCTCCGGCAGTCGCAGCTGAGACAGGTGTCGGCCGGCAGGGTCCTGCCGGCTTTCGGGGTTGGCAGGGTCGGCCATCCAGATGCTGTCGACCCGCAGGCGGTATACCAGCTCATCCTGGTTCTGCGGTACCGGCAGGGCCAGTACAAACACCCCGTGCTGATTACGGGCAAAAACATGCATCTGCCGGAAATCCTCGTGCGCAAACGCCGCGGCTACATAACGCGGGGAATAGTCCTGGCGGGACGGCTCGAATGACAGGATCACATGATCCGACACGACAAACGGGGCTTGCGCCTCGTACAGCCCCATGATCTGCATATGCACCGCAAAATCATCCACCGCCAGGGCCTGCAGCGATGCGGGCATCGCCAGTGCGGAGAACAGGAGGATGGCGGCACTGTACCGCAGCATGCGGCTGCCTTTTGATCTGTACGGCTTCTGGACGGTTTTTCTCATCTGCATTACCATTTTCGGAAGGCTTGCGACAGAAGTTAAACACAACTATGCTTATCCAGCCACTGATTTCTGCCGAAAGCAAAAGTGGGACCCGAAATAAATGCCGAATAAAGAAGATCTTCAGCAGTTTCAACAACACCTCGCCACGCTTGCCGGAGAGCAGGAAGTCCTGTCCGGGGAAGGCCGCCAGCCCGAGCTGGTCGAACCGCCACGCCCGGAGGACACCGCTGCGCAGTTTGCCGATCTTCTGGACACCCCCGAACCAGCGGCCGAACCCGAGCCGACCAGCGACTATTCCGAACAGCTGTTCCAGTCTGTGCAGCCCCCCGAGGACGACGACATGCCAGCCTCCCCGGAAGGGGAGATGCCGGGAGGGTTCGAGTTCGACGACGAGGACCCCTTTGCCGAGGCCGATCAGGGGGATCTGCCCGGCGATCTGCTGGACGACACCGGGTTCGCCGAATCCCCGGATCTGTCACCCGATGCAGACCTCGAGGACCAGGATCTGCCAGGGGACGATCTCGACGACTTCGATCTGGAAGGCTTTGCGGCACAGGACTTTGACGAAGAGGTCGATGCAAGCCCGGACGAGGGCGAGCTTCCGGATCTGGCCGATGCAACCCCCGGCGAGGCAATGGAGCCCGACGAGGCCGTAGAACCCTACGAGACAGTAGAACCCGAGGAGGCGCTGTCGGGAGAAGAGTTCGCTGCCCTTGCAGACGAGGCCGATGCAATGCCCGACGAGGCCGCAGAACCTGGCGAGGCTCCACCACCCGACGATGATTTTGGCAGCTTCGATGACATCGAGGATATCGCCGATATAGACGACATAGGCAGCGTAGATGACATAGACGACATAGACAGCCTGGGCGACATCGGCAGCGTAGACGAGAGTGCCGACGCCGGCGACATGCCGGCGGATGATTTTTCCACCCCTGATTTTTCCGATTTCAGTCTGGATGATATCGAGGACGAGACCCCGGCGGCAGCCCCGGGCGACACCGGGGAGATGGAGGACTTCAGCCTGCCCGACGAGGATATGGCGGAGGCCGGCGGGGTGCAGGACACCGATCTGGACGACTTTGGTGTCGGTGACGACTTTGATGCAGCCCCGGATTTCGACAGTGTGCCGGATTTCGATGCCGGCGGGGATTTTGACAGTTTTGGCAACGAGGCCGGAGGCGAGCTTGGTGCTGTCGATGAGCTGAGCGGGTTCGATGACGACGACGATCTGGATGTCGACGAGTTCAGCCTCGGCGATTTTGGTGCCGAGTTCGGGGTGCTGGAGGATGATGGCGGGGAACACGGCATAGAAGAAACCTTTGCCGCGGCCGACGACGATGCCGAGGTGCTGGAAGAGGCCGCCGAGGATCAGCTGCAGCTGTCGGAGGAGGATTTCTCCCGCCTGCGGCAGAACCTGCAGAAGCTGCCGCTGAACGTCAAGATCCATGTCGAGGACATCATTGCCGAGGGGCACGGCAGCCCGCGCCAGCAGCGTGCCCTGCTGGATCAGGTTATCGCCGGGGACAGCCCCCGCAATATCGCGGGCAGCGCCGGGCGGATCCTGGGCAAAAAGATCCAGGTACCACGCGGCTACGAGAAGCACACCGGGGAGGAGTTCGAGGAGCGCAAGGACTCGCTGGGCTATCAGCTGCGGAATGTAGTCTGGCCAGTGGTGCGCACCGCCCTGGTGATCATGGCGCTGACCGCAGCCTTCTCGCTGTCGGTGTACAATTTTATCTTCAGCCCCCTGTATGCCGGTCACCTCTACCGACAGGGCTACGAACAGCTGCAGGAAAACGCCTTCCCCGAGGCGGAACGCCTGTTTAACCGGGCCCGGGATTTCCATCACTCGCGTCGCTGGTACATCCGCTATGCCGAGGCCTATCGAGGCATGCACGAGTTCCAGCGCGCCCGCAGCCGGTTCCAGGATGCCCTGGATCGCTGGCCGCGCAGCAAGGATACCCTGCTTGCCTGGGGCGAGATGGAGTCCGCCGACCTGGTCAACTATCCCCGCGCCGAGGAGCTGCTGCGCAGCTACTATCCACCGGAGGCCAGTGCCCCCTACGACTACGATATCGAGCTGGCCCGCGGCGACAACTTTCTGCGCTGGGGCGAACAGGAGCCGGAGCGCTACGAAGATGCGCGCCGCACCTACGCGCGGCTGCTGGAGCGCGAGGGCTTGCAGGACATCCTGCTGTTCCGCATGCTGCGCTACTTTGTCCGTACCGACAACCTGGAAGAGGTAAACCGCCTGCGGGCCCACTTTGCCCTGACCGATCCCGAGGTGGATGGCGAGGCCTATGCCGAGCTGGGCGGCTACCTGATCGACAAGCATCTGGAAAATCCCCGACTCCACAGCCTGGACGGGGTGAATACCATCCTGCTGGATGCCCTGGATGCGGCACCGCGTCACCCGCCGGTATATTACCATCTGGCCCGGCAGAACCGTATTTCCAGCGACCGTACAGCCGAAAACCGGGCCCTGGACACCGCGATTACCCTGTTCGAGGACAACCGTCCCCTCGGGCGGCTGGACATGGAGATGCTGCTGGACTCGATTATCCGCCGCGGCGAGAACCATGCCCGGCGCGAGCAGGACCTGGATGCCCTGCGCTACCTTACCCGGGCTCAGGCCGAGTATGAAAACGCGATCGACCGCATGCTGATCCGCCAGCAGCCCCGCTTTGGCAGGCTCTACAACCGGATCGGGGATATCTACTACTATCGCGGCAGCGAGTTCGAGGATGCCCTGGGGATGTTTCAGGAGGCCCGTCGCCACGGCTATGCCCCCCGCGAGCAGGACTACAAGATCGGGGTGATTCACTACCGGGCTACCCGGTTCGATGATGCCCTGGAGGCCTTTACCGATGCCCGCGGCACCTTCAGCGATGAGCGCAACCTTGATTATGCGATGGCCAACACCCTGTTCCGTCGCGGCAGCTACAGCGCGGCCGTGGGCTACTACAGCCGGCTGCTGGAGCAGCTGCGCGCCGAGCGCCGGGCGATCCCGAACCTTTTTGTGGATGAAAATCCGACCCATCGGGCGCTGGTAGAGTATCTGCGCCGGGTTACCAACAACCTCGGGGTTGCCCGACTGCGGGAGTCACAGCTTACCGGCAGTCGCGAGACCTGGACCCGCGGCATCGGCAATCTGACCGAGTCGGCCGAGATCTCCGAAAACTTTTTCCGGGATCCGGAAACCGCCGAGCGGGCCGAGATTATCAATCTGGGGTATCTGAATGTGCGCTCCAGCCTGCTGCCTGACGACAGCTTCGAGGTAGAGATATTCGACTCGCTGCTGATGGACTTCGAGGACCGGGAGTTTCGCAGCTACTGATCCGGCCTCGCCGTGTGCGCGTACGGTTATACCTCGACCGGCTCCATCCAGCCAAAGCGGTCTTCCCTGGCCCCGTACTGGATCCCCTTCAGGGTGTAGAGCAGCTCGGTAGTGAGCTCGCCCATCTTTCCCCCGTTGAAAACGCTGGTGCGCCCCTGATGGGTAATCGACTCGATGTAGGAAACCCCGGCAGCGGTACCGGTAACAAAGGTCTCCACCGCACGATCAAGCACCTCGGTTATCGTGATCCGGCGCTCCTCGACTGTGACCCCCATCGACTCGGCCAGCTGGATAACACTCATCCGGTTAATCCCCGGCAGAACCGTGTCCTCCAGTGCCGGGGTAACCAGGGTGTCATCCTCCAGCCGGAAAAAGATGTTGCAGCTCGAGCCCTCTTCTACATAGCTGCCGCTCTGGCTGTCCAGAAATATGGCCTCCATGTAGCCCTGGCGATTGGCCGCTTTCTTGACCAGTGTCGGGATTACGTAGTTGGCGTCGCATTTTATCCAGCCGGTGCCGCCGGGGGTTGCCCGGACCCGGTCGGTGGTGATCGCCTTGGCATTCCCGTCGGGGTCAAAGTAGCTTCCCACCGGGGTGGTAACCGTAACCACCCAGGGGCTGGCACTCAGCCCCAGCCCGATGCCGGGCTCGGAGTAGGTGAAGGGGCGGATGTAGACCGCATGCCCGTCGACAAACCCGGTCTTCTCCCAGGCCGGGTCATAGGAGGGAGCGAATCCGATCCGGGCGTTGGCTGCCACGGTGCGCTGCATCGCGGCGGTAAACAGCTTTTCGGGGAAGACCGGCATCATCAGCCCCTCCATGGAGCGGGCAAAGCGGGCGGCGTTGCGCCCCGGGCGGAACAGCTTCAGCGAGCCGTCCGGCTGGGGAAATGCCTTGAGCCCCTCAAAACAGCCCATCCCGTACTGGGTGGTGTAGTTCACCAGCGGCAGCTCGGGAAAGGAGTTGCGCTTCGCCTGCAGCTCGGCCAGGGCATCGGCCGGCATGGCCGCCTCCTCGGCCGGGGTGGCATGGGGCTTCTCCACCAGCTCGTCGCTCCAGCGATCCTCGCCCTGGTATTTGGCGATATGCACAAAGGGATACATCGATAGGGTAAAACCGGCTGCCATTCCACACTCCTTGGTAATTGCCTGCAATCTGGTAGTGGCATTGTAGCCCCCGGTAATGTTACAATGCAAGAGGGAAACACAAGGAGGACATCATGGTGGACAATGTTTTGATACTTGCCGGTGGTTCCGGTACCCGATTATGGCCTGCATCCACGCGAACCCGTCCCAAACAGTTCATGGAGCTGGGAGACGGGGTGTCGCTGCTGGCCAAGGCGGTTGAGCGTGCCCGCTGTGCCTGTCCCCATGGCAAGGTGGTGGTGGTAACCCATCACAGCCAGGTCGACCAGACCGCCGAGGTGCTGATTTCCGAGGCCCCCGGCAGCGGAGCGGTGGTGCTGCCCGAGCCAATGGCCCGCAACACCGCACCGGCCATCACCGCCGGGCTGCGTTACCTCGAGTCGCGCAGCGAGGCAGGAATCACCCTGGTGCTGCCTGCTGATCACCTGATCACCCCGCTGGAGGAGTTCGCCGACGACATGGAGCGTGGGGCAGCGCTGGCCCGCGATGGCAACCTGGTAACCTTCGGCATAAAACCGACCCGTCCCGAAACCGGTTACGGCTATATCGAGGCTGGCGCACCGGTCCTGCAGGGGCGTGCGGTGCGTAACTTCTGCGAAAAGCCCGACAGGAAAACCGCCGAGGAGTATGTCGAGGCCGGCACCTATCTCTGGAACTCCGGGATGTTCATGTTTGACAGCGCGGTATTCCTGCAGGAGCTGGAGAAGCTGCAGCCCGAGATCCTGCAGGGGCTGCCGGCCGACCCTGAACTCTTCCCGCAGCACGGCGAGGAGGTCCCGATTATCGGCGACCAGGGTGCCCTGGAGCATCGATATGCCCACCTGCCGAACATCTCGGTGGACTATGCCGTTATGGAGAAGAGCGAGCTGTGTACCGTGGTCGAGGCCCGCTTCCGCTGGAACGATGTCGGCAGCTGGGACGAGGTCGCCGTGATTGCCCCCGAACTGCATGACCGCACCTGGAACCCCGAGGGGGACACCCCGGTTATCCAGATCGGCAGCGGCGAGAACTTTGTATTTGCCGACCAGCCGGTTGCCCTGATCGGGGTAAGCGACCTGCATATCGTCCAGAAGAACGGCATGCTGCTGATCGCCCGCAAGGGCCAGGCCCAAAAGGTCAAGGACGTGGTCGAGCAGCTGCGCAGCGACGGCGCCGTAGACTTTACCTGAGCCCCGGCCGCATGAACCAGCCGCCGGATACCCGGGAAACCCTGTGGCGCAGCCCCTGGAGCGACAGCGACGACCCCGAGCTGCGCATCATTATAACCGGCGGCACCTTCGACAAGCGCTACGACGCTATCTCGGGGCAGCTGGGCTTTGCCGGCACCCATCTGCCGGACATCCTGCAGCGGGTGCGCTGCAGCTACCCGGTGGTACTGGAGCTGAACCAGCTGATCGACAGCCTGGACATGCAGCCCGAACACCACCGCGGCATCGTCGACAGCTGTCGCCGCTCCCCCCAGCGCCGGATCGTGATAACCCACGGCACCGACCGTCTGCAGCACACCGCCCGCGAGCTCTGCCAGGCCGGACTGGACGCCGCCATAGTGCTGACCGGTGCCATGATCCCCTACAGCATCTCCAACAGCGAATCCCTGTTCAACCTCGGCAGCGCCATCGCCGCCGCCGGCATCCTGCCCCCCGGTGTCTACGCCGCCATGAACGGCCGCATCTTTGCCGGAAGCGAAGTCCGGAAAGACCCCCGCCACGGCATTTTTCTCGGTCACAAACCGACAATTTAACCGATATTTGACTATCTTGATGCGGTGTTTTATTGACAGCGTTGAATTCCGAACCTATACTGAGTTTAAATTCTACACAGGAAACGTATGTTTTCTGAAAACAAAAGAGGAGGAAACGATGAAAAAGTTTCTTGTTTTTCTGCTGGCATTCATGCTGATCGGCATGGCTGTTGTGGCGCAGGAAGAAGCTGAAGAGAGCGTATGGACTCTCGAACCCGAAGTAACCTGGGGTTTCTCGGGCAGCTTTGAAACTCAGCTGCTGAAGGCCAACACTACCGACACCTTTGACAACAGCGGTGATCCGGATGCTTCTTTCAATCCCTTCGGTCTGAATGCGAACAAGTTCGTAGTCAGCCCCTGGATTGAAATGGACTGGGATCGCCTGACCGTCAAGGCAGAAGGCCGCTACGACGCCTTCCGCGACGACGATGATGACTGGAGTGAAGTAAAGATCACCAGCATCTGGCATAACCTGTTCGGCTTCGAGATCAAGTCCGAGGTCAAATGGGACAACGAAGACGTAAATGACCCTGCTCTTGCTGGTGACCCGACCCTGGTCAACTTTGGCCATAGCGTTACCGCTACCCTGGACCGCCTGGACGAGGAAGGTATCAAGTTCTGGGCCAAGTACGATGCAGGCGAGGTATTTGCTCTGGGGAACATCACCGAGTTTGGCGATGGACTGCAGGGTATCTTCGAGGATTTCGAGGAACTCGGGTTCGAACTGGACACCGACGGACTCGGCGCCGAGCTGGTATACGACAACACCACCATGGAATTCGGTACCGCATGGGTAGAAGCCCGTGACATGTTCGGCCTGTGGACCATGCTGGTAAACACCACCGACGCCATGGAACTGCGCATCGACGACCTGGACACCGATGTAACCATCGATCGCGATGCCTTCGGCATTGGCGAAGACAACAACATCCTGGATCCTGCAGAAGGCGATCTGGTTAACGTAAAGCACACCCTGGCGCTCCTGGAAGGCCTGAACCTGACCATCGCCACCGTTGTGCCGACCGAAGACGAAACCTTGGTGGACTGGCTCAAGCAGGATTACCTGAGCGTTGGTGCTGATTATGCCCTCGAAGGCGTTGGTACCATCGGTGTTGGTGCACTGCTGAACAAGGACTATGTTGCGGTTGATGATGCCCTGATTGTTCCTTTGGGTTCACTTGTAGAGGCTCCGACCCTGCATATTGCCAACTTTGCCAACTGGGGTGTACATGGCGACAACATCGTATGGGGTCCTGGCTTCTGGCTGGATGCCAACCTGGGCGAAATCCTGGGTGAAGGCATGGATCTGTTTGCCTGGGCCGATGCACGCCTTGGCAGCTTTGTAGACAACGAAGACTCTGAGGCTAATGACGATGGCGTGTTCGAGGTTGAAATCGGTCGGGTAACCAAGCTGAACCTTGGTGCCGAGTTCGGCATGCAGCTGAACGAAGCCCTCAAGATCAGCGCTGCTGGTCGTTTCGGTATGGGTCTTGGCTACGACTACGAAGCAGTAGCCGGCGACAGCTGGGGTGACCTGGTTAAAGATCCGGTAGACAATGATGACAACTACGTTGCCAGCAACTTTAACGAAGGTAACTGGCTGCGACACAATGTCTATGACATCACCACGCTGGAAGCCAATGTTCGTGCTGACATGACCCTCAGCGAAACCCTGAGCGTATGGGGTATGAACAAGTTCCACCTGAACAACATCGACCTTACCCAGCGTTTTGACGATGGCGGCTTCGCATTCGGTGCAGAAACCGTGGACAATGTTTACGGCTATGCTTCTACCAACACCGTTGAACTCGGGTTCGACGCTGTTGCCTCCGAGCGCACCAACTTCAAGATGTCCCTGGCCTACGATCTGTTCCTCGGTACTCCGAGCGCTTCCGATCTGTATGCCGATGGCGCATCTGAAGACGACGAAGCCTTCGTAGATGCCTACTACGGCGAGTGGAAGTCACTGAACTTCAACCCGTGGCGTCTGTCGGCCGAATGGGTATACAGCTACTAAGCTGAACCCCGGCTGAGTATGCTTCGGCATACCGACCACAAGCCGCTCCTTCGGGGGCGGCTTTTTTTTGGCGAATTTGCGATTCCTGACAAATACCCATACACTCGGTGTGGGGGTAACTATGTATAGATACAGATCTGGAGGTCTGCTCTGTGTGCTTTGCGCGTTGGTGATTGTATATGGCGGATGCAATCTCTTTTCAGATAATTCCGATGACGGTCCTCGTTCGCCGCGTCGGCATACCGGCACCGTGACTCACGCCCGGGGGGGGGAGCCGGTAGCCGGGGTGCAGGTGCGCATCTATCGCGAGCAGCAGGATACCGAACCGCTGGCGGTGGAGGTCTCAAACCGTAATGGAATTTTCCGTTTTCCCGAGGAGTTTGACGGCAGCTATTTTATTTCTGCAGTGCACAGCGGCTATGCAGCCAGTACCCTGCAGGGGGTTATCGAGGAGGGGCGCTACGATCCGGTTCCGGTTGTG comes from the Spirochaeta africana DSM 8902 genome and includes:
- a CDS encoding 1-acyl-sn-glycerol-3-phosphate acyltransferase, coding for MKDSTRVVEAQKELIEQLLKNASSGESITPDTVYQIGNEVNRKLVGGLIEKIMLPGSEIMGYEHLEELHNRSKAGESCLLLVEHYSNFDIPAIFRLLERRGETGTAIADSIIAIAGMKLTVENPVVRAFTEAYTRIVIYPSRSLKQYEGTPNWDEEKQLSNNINRAALHAMIRAKHNGHIILVFPSGTRYREGEPATKRGLPEMDSYLKSFDHVAFLGIAGNLLKVTDTMHHDEVTPDVMILNASPVQSAKGFRTAARENATAEDLKQATADAVMQQLDDLHQQAQAVRRERLASLG
- a CDS encoding glycogen-binding domain-containing protein, whose protein sequence is MLRYSAAILLFSALAMPASLQALAVDDFAVHMQIMGLYEAQAPFVVSDHVILSFEPSRQDYSPRYVAAAFAHEDFRQMHVFARNQHGVFVLALPVPQNQDELVYRLRVDSIWMADPANPESRQDPAGRHLSQLRLPEPPEQLFGIPAVDAAGRLRLRYRGEPGQEVFVSGTFNNWDPFMHRARETSPGIYELELRVNPRQQHFYVFYVNGRRRTDPGNPEVAYGRNDRRVSAVAPPADRR
- the flcA gene encoding periplasmic flagellar collar protein FlcA produces the protein MPNKEDLQQFQQHLATLAGEQEVLSGEGRQPELVEPPRPEDTAAQFADLLDTPEPAAEPEPTSDYSEQLFQSVQPPEDDDMPASPEGEMPGGFEFDDEDPFAEADQGDLPGDLLDDTGFAESPDLSPDADLEDQDLPGDDLDDFDLEGFAAQDFDEEVDASPDEGELPDLADATPGEAMEPDEAVEPYETVEPEEALSGEEFAALADEADAMPDEAAEPGEAPPPDDDFGSFDDIEDIADIDDIGSVDDIDDIDSLGDIGSVDESADAGDMPADDFSTPDFSDFSLDDIEDETPAAAPGDTGEMEDFSLPDEDMAEAGGVQDTDLDDFGVGDDFDAAPDFDSVPDFDAGGDFDSFGNEAGGELGAVDELSGFDDDDDLDVDEFSLGDFGAEFGVLEDDGGEHGIEETFAAADDDAEVLEEAAEDQLQLSEEDFSRLRQNLQKLPLNVKIHVEDIIAEGHGSPRQQRALLDQVIAGDSPRNIAGSAGRILGKKIQVPRGYEKHTGEEFEERKDSLGYQLRNVVWPVVRTALVIMALTAAFSLSVYNFIFSPLYAGHLYRQGYEQLQENAFPEAERLFNRARDFHHSRRWYIRYAEAYRGMHEFQRARSRFQDALDRWPRSKDTLLAWGEMESADLVNYPRAEELLRSYYPPEASAPYDYDIELARGDNFLRWGEQEPERYEDARRTYARLLEREGLQDILLFRMLRYFVRTDNLEEVNRLRAHFALTDPEVDGEAYAELGGYLIDKHLENPRLHSLDGVNTILLDALDAAPRHPPVYYHLARQNRISSDRTAENRALDTAITLFEDNRPLGRLDMEMLLDSIIRRGENHARREQDLDALRYLTRAQAEYENAIDRMLIRQQPRFGRLYNRIGDIYYYRGSEFEDALGMFQEARRHGYAPREQDYKIGVIHYRATRFDDALEAFTDARGTFSDERNLDYAMANTLFRRGSYSAAVGYYSRLLEQLRAERRAIPNLFVDENPTHRALVEYLRRVTNNLGVARLRESQLTGSRETWTRGIGNLTESAEISENFFRDPETAERAEIINLGYLNVRSSLLPDDSFEVEIFDSLLMDFEDREFRSY
- a CDS encoding aminotransferase class IV; amino-acid sequence: MAAGFTLSMYPFVHIAKYQGEDRWSDELVEKPHATPAEEAAMPADALAELQAKRNSFPELPLVNYTTQYGMGCFEGLKAFPQPDGSLKLFRPGRNAARFARSMEGLMMPVFPEKLFTAAMQRTVAANARIGFAPSYDPAWEKTGFVDGHAVYIRPFTYSEPGIGLGLSASPWVVTVTTPVGSYFDPDGNAKAITTDRVRATPGGTGWIKCDANYVIPTLVKKAANRQGYMEAIFLDSQSGSYVEEGSSCNIFFRLEDDTLVTPALEDTVLPGINRMSVIQLAESMGVTVEERRITITEVLDRAVETFVTGTAAGVSYIESITHQGRTSVFNGGKMGELTTELLYTLKGIQYGAREDRFGWMEPVEV
- a CDS encoding mannose-1-phosphate guanylyltransferase; this encodes MVDNVLILAGGSGTRLWPASTRTRPKQFMELGDGVSLLAKAVERARCACPHGKVVVVTHHSQVDQTAEVLISEAPGSGAVVLPEPMARNTAPAITAGLRYLESRSEAGITLVLPADHLITPLEEFADDMERGAALARDGNLVTFGIKPTRPETGYGYIEAGAPVLQGRAVRNFCEKPDRKTAEEYVEAGTYLWNSGMFMFDSAVFLQELEKLQPEILQGLPADPELFPQHGEEVPIIGDQGALEHRYAHLPNISVDYAVMEKSELCTVVEARFRWNDVGSWDEVAVIAPELHDRTWNPEGDTPVIQIGSGENFVFADQPVALIGVSDLHIVQKNGMLLIARKGQAQKVKDVVEQLRSDGAVDFT
- a CDS encoding asparaginase domain-containing protein gives rise to the protein MNQPPDTRETLWRSPWSDSDDPELRIIITGGTFDKRYDAISGQLGFAGTHLPDILQRVRCSYPVVLELNQLIDSLDMQPEHHRGIVDSCRRSPQRRIVITHGTDRLQHTARELCQAGLDAAIVLTGAMIPYSISNSESLFNLGSAIAAAGILPPGVYAAMNGRIFAGSEVRKDPRHGIFLGHKPTI